ACAAAGGACGGACAGTTATGAAAGCCCGTTTCCATTTTACAATTTCAGCCGTCGGTATGGCACTTGTCGTCTCTGGGCTGACAATCGCAACTAAACCGGCGACGGCCGACCCATTTGCCTATACCGGCGGCACGTACTCTAATAATTTCGACGGCCTGCCGACCGATGCCAACAATGCAACGCAAACGATCACCGGCGATGGTCCCGTTTATTTCGCAGGAACCGTGAACGGTGTTAGCAATTTGGACGGATGGCAATTGGCCAATCCGGGCGGTTCCAGCGGGAATATCGAGTTCAAATCCCAAAACGGAAGCCTTGCCAACAATGTGGGTCGAGGTGTAGTAAGCTACGGCATCAACGGTTCCACGAACCGCGCGATTGGAACAACCGCCACCAGCAATCAGATAAACACGTTTGGCATGCTGCTGGTGAATAACACGACGACTACATTCACTCAATTCACGCTGTCTTATACTGGTGAAGTCTGGAGCATTGGTGACGAGACCCCACCCGATGCACTTGTGTTTGCCTACGGTTTGCCGACTGATACCAACGACATCGATTCGCTTCTATTGTCCGCGGACAGCAACTTGGACTTTCACGGCAATAATACTTCGAATTACTCAACGATCAAGTCGACTGTGCCGACGGGGGGCAGCATTGCGGTTGACGGCACAAACGCCACCAATCAACAAAACGTTTCTGATACAGCGTCAGGGGTTTCGTGGGCGCCGGGTCAAGTTTTTGCTATTCGTTGGTTTGGCCAGAACAACAAAGGCCAGGACGACGGATTGGGAATCGACAATCTTTCCCTGTCGTTTGCCGTCACAACGTCGATTCTGCACGGCGACATGAATTTTGATGGGCACGTCGACTCCAGCGATATTGTTGCCTTAGAAAAAGCGTTAGCCGATC
The sequence above is drawn from the Pirellulales bacterium genome and encodes:
- a CDS encoding dockerin type I domain-containing protein is translated as MALVVSGLTIATKPATADPFAYTGGTYSNNFDGLPTDANNATQTITGDGPVYFAGTVNGVSNLDGWQLANPGGSSGNIEFKSQNGSLANNVGRGVVSYGINGSTNRAIGTTATSNQINTFGMLLVNNTTTTFTQFTLSYTGEVWSIGDETPPDALVFAYGLPTDTNDIDSLLLSADSNLDFHGNNTSNYSTIKSTVPTGGSIAVDGTNATNQQNVSDTASGVSWAPGQVFAIRWFGQNNKGQDDGLGIDNLSLSFAVTTSILHGDMNFDGHVDSSDIVALEKALADPSGFVADNPDHGLTVSNLGNYADVTGNGIFNNADVQSLINLLLAGNGSITSVPEPSSVLLAGIAWISFGLLQLSKRANLS